A genome region from Stenotrophomonas maltophilia includes the following:
- the ddlA gene encoding D-alanine--D-alanine ligase: MARTRVGIIFGGKSSEHEVSLQSAKNILDALDRERFEPVLVGIDKQGQWHLSQPETFLINADDPSRIALHRSGASLAVHPGAEQAQLRPSDAAAALGQIDVVLPIVHGPLGEDGALQGLLRMVNLPFVGSPVLGSAAAMDKDVAKRLLRDAGLRVAPWLCIRRHQAAAVDVDAVIAQLGLPLFVKPANQGSSVGVSKVKDAAGFADALELALRHDHKVLVESAIVGREIECAVLGNEQPQASVCGEVVVHDEFYAYDTKYINANGADVVVPADIDAATQARIQQIALQAYQALECAGMARVDVFLTAHGEIIINEINTLPGFTRISMYPKLWGASGVDYTTLITRLIELALERHAADRGLHSAL, translated from the coding sequence ATGGCACGGACCCGGGTCGGCATCATCTTCGGTGGCAAGTCTTCCGAGCACGAAGTTTCACTGCAGTCGGCGAAGAACATCCTCGACGCGCTCGACCGCGAGCGCTTCGAGCCGGTGCTGGTCGGCATCGACAAGCAGGGCCAGTGGCACCTGAGCCAGCCGGAGACGTTCCTGATCAATGCCGATGATCCGTCGCGCATCGCGCTGCATCGGTCCGGCGCGTCGCTGGCGGTGCATCCCGGCGCCGAACAGGCGCAGCTGCGCCCTTCCGATGCGGCCGCAGCGCTCGGCCAGATCGATGTGGTGCTGCCGATCGTGCACGGGCCACTGGGCGAGGACGGTGCGCTGCAAGGCCTGCTGCGCATGGTCAACCTGCCCTTCGTCGGTTCACCGGTGCTGGGTTCGGCCGCAGCGATGGACAAGGACGTGGCCAAGCGCCTGCTGCGCGATGCCGGCCTGCGGGTGGCACCGTGGTTGTGCATCCGCCGTCATCAGGCCGCAGCGGTCGATGTCGATGCGGTGATCGCCCAGCTCGGCCTGCCGTTGTTCGTGAAGCCTGCCAACCAGGGTTCGTCGGTGGGCGTGAGCAAGGTCAAGGATGCCGCGGGCTTCGCCGATGCGCTGGAACTGGCGCTGCGGCATGACCACAAGGTGCTGGTGGAATCGGCCATCGTCGGCCGCGAGATCGAATGCGCGGTGCTGGGCAATGAGCAGCCGCAGGCCAGCGTATGCGGCGAGGTGGTGGTGCACGACGAGTTCTACGCCTACGACACCAAGTACATCAATGCCAATGGCGCTGACGTGGTGGTGCCGGCCGACATCGATGCCGCTACCCAGGCACGCATCCAGCAGATCGCGCTGCAGGCCTACCAGGCGCTGGAATGCGCGGGCATGGCGCGGGTCGATGTGTTCCTCACGGCCCATGGCGAGATCATCATCAACGAGATCAACACGCTGCCGGGCTTCACCCGCATCAGCATGTATCCGAAGCTCTGGGGCGCCAGCGGCGTGGACTACACCACCCTGATCACGCGGTTGATCGAGCTGGCGCTGGAGCGCCATGCGGCCGATCGCGGATTGCACAGCGCCTTGTAG
- a CDS encoding ubiquinone biosynthesis accessory factor UbiJ: MALSLLKSLKPVAGRALQIALNRALALDQDTRYALVSLDGRHIDLTLEAPSLAMRISVDGDALRVGPVDAQEADLAVRSSLAGVLAQLPLLANARRGDNNGKGRVRVAGDAELARRLQQLAKGFDPDWQQPFVSVFGEVLGVQVANTLRSALQHARQGAIDLAHSAAEFITEESRDVVPRAELDAFHDDVDVLRDDVERLGARVQRLRGAA, encoded by the coding sequence ATGGCTCTCTCCCTGCTCAAGTCCCTCAAGCCGGTCGCTGGCCGCGCCCTGCAGATCGCCCTGAACCGCGCACTGGCGCTGGATCAGGATACCCGCTATGCATTGGTCAGCCTCGACGGCCGGCATATCGACCTGACCCTGGAAGCGCCTTCGCTGGCCATGCGCATCAGCGTCGACGGCGATGCACTGCGGGTCGGCCCGGTGGACGCGCAGGAGGCCGACCTGGCCGTGCGCAGCAGCCTGGCCGGCGTGCTCGCTCAACTGCCGCTGCTGGCCAACGCGCGGCGCGGTGACAACAACGGCAAGGGCCGTGTGCGCGTGGCCGGCGATGCCGAGCTGGCGCGTCGCCTGCAGCAGCTGGCCAAGGGCTTCGACCCGGACTGGCAGCAGCCCTTCGTCAGCGTGTTCGGCGAAGTGCTGGGCGTGCAGGTCGCCAACACCCTGCGCAGCGCCCTGCAGCATGCACGCCAGGGTGCCATCGACCTGGCCCACAGCGCTGCCGAGTTCATCACCGAGGAATCGCGCGACGTGGTGCCACGTGCGGAGCTGGATGCCTTCCACGACGACGTGGATGTGCTGCGCGATGACGTGGAGCGCCTTGGTGCACGCGTACAGCGGCTGCGGGGTGCCGCATGA
- the ubiB gene encoding ubiquinone biosynthesis regulatory protein kinase UbiB: MKAVLRASRIGRVILRYRLDDLLQGTPAERWLRLAKPFVPRASASIASQSRGARLRLALQDLGPIFVKFGQILSTRRDLVPPDVANELTLLQDRVKPFDGETARRIVEDALGLPVSEAFASFDTEPLASASIAQVHAATLADGRQVVVKVLRPGIEKQIDADIALLNSLAALVERTHPRADKIRPREVVAEVENTLAAELDLQREGANASVLRRFWENSDDLYVPEVIWSHTAERALTLERVWGIPSDDIAALDKAGIDRKALAAKGVRVFYTQVFRDNFFHADAHAGNIWVDTDPARRANPRFIALDFGIMGQLSQEDQYYLAENFMAIFNRDYRRIAELHVQARWMPDHVRIDDLEAAVRSVCEPYFTRPLSQISLAEVLMKLFRVAQRYQLTLQPQLILLQKTLLNIEGVGRQLDPQIDIWAVAKPVLAKILRERYSPRRVVREIGKRLPEIMTHAPDMPRLVHAWLTQQVEGRHELAMRSRDLVVLDASLQRLQKRAVGAITGVGLLAIAALMYVLQPPGWYWGDLPMWSWLSGVVGVVALARAWWR, encoded by the coding sequence ATGAAGGCCGTGCTGCGGGCAAGCCGCATTGGCCGGGTGATCCTGCGTTACCGTCTCGACGACCTGTTGCAGGGCACGCCGGCCGAGCGCTGGCTGCGCCTGGCCAAGCCGTTCGTGCCGCGCGCCTCGGCCAGTATCGCTTCGCAGTCGCGTGGCGCCCGCCTGCGTCTGGCGCTGCAGGACCTCGGCCCGATCTTCGTCAAGTTTGGCCAGATCCTGTCCACGCGCCGCGACCTGGTGCCGCCGGACGTGGCCAACGAGCTGACCCTGCTGCAGGACCGGGTCAAGCCGTTCGATGGCGAGACCGCGCGCCGCATCGTCGAGGACGCGCTCGGCCTGCCGGTCAGCGAAGCGTTCGCCAGCTTTGATACCGAACCACTGGCCTCGGCCTCGATCGCGCAGGTCCACGCGGCCACGCTGGCCGATGGCCGCCAGGTGGTGGTCAAGGTGCTGCGTCCGGGCATCGAGAAGCAGATCGACGCCGACATTGCGCTGCTCAACTCGCTGGCCGCGCTGGTCGAGCGCACCCACCCACGCGCCGACAAGATCCGCCCGCGCGAAGTGGTGGCCGAAGTCGAGAACACCCTGGCCGCCGAACTGGACCTGCAGCGCGAGGGCGCCAATGCCAGCGTGCTGCGTCGTTTCTGGGAGAACAGCGACGACCTGTACGTGCCGGAAGTGATCTGGAGCCACACCGCCGAGCGCGCACTGACGCTGGAGCGGGTGTGGGGCATTCCGTCCGACGACATCGCCGCGCTGGACAAGGCCGGCATCGACCGAAAGGCGCTGGCCGCCAAGGGTGTGCGGGTGTTCTACACCCAGGTGTTCCGCGACAACTTCTTCCATGCCGATGCACACGCCGGCAACATCTGGGTCGACACCGATCCGGCGCGCCGAGCCAATCCGCGCTTCATCGCGCTGGACTTCGGCATCATGGGCCAGCTCTCGCAGGAAGATCAGTACTACCTGGCCGAGAACTTCATGGCCATCTTCAACCGGGATTACCGTCGCATCGCCGAACTGCACGTGCAGGCACGCTGGATGCCCGACCACGTACGCATCGACGATCTGGAAGCGGCGGTGCGCTCGGTATGCGAGCCGTACTTCACCCGGCCGCTGTCGCAGATTTCGCTGGCCGAAGTGCTGATGAAGCTGTTCCGCGTGGCGCAGCGTTACCAGCTGACGTTGCAGCCGCAGCTGATCCTGCTGCAGAAGACCCTGCTGAACATCGAGGGCGTCGGCCGCCAGCTGGACCCGCAGATCGATATCTGGGCGGTGGCCAAGCCGGTACTGGCGAAGATCCTGCGCGAGCGCTACAGCCCGCGCCGGGTGGTACGCGAGATCGGCAAGCGCCTGCCGGAGATCATGACCCACGCGCCGGACATGCCGCGCCTGGTGCACGCCTGGTTGACCCAGCAGGTGGAGGGCCGCCACGAACTGGCGATGCGTTCGCGCGACCTGGTTGTGCTCGATGCCAGTCTGCAGCGCCTGCAGAAGCGCGCGGTGGGTGCGATCACCGGTGTCGGCCTGCTCGCCATTGCCGCGCTGATGTATGTGCTGCAGCCGCCGGGCTGGTACTGGGGCGACCTGCCGATGTGGAGCTGGCTGTCCGGTGTGGTAGGTGTCGTTGCGCTGGCACGCGCGTGGTGGCGCTGA
- a CDS encoding YaiO family outer membrane beta-barrel protein, with amino-acid sequence MRLIIRSALPCALLLAVSSAHAGVDRVTVQLDHADYSDGFGKRDVQTVDVAGRNGDSRWHLGLAHGERDYGSRRFSGNRVQGSLHHRWSPRLSTRTAVTASNDDPVFVNRQVNQDILWKVAPQTVLSVGGKYAQYHAGAYVSGWSVGASHYFPRVTTSLRHERHRQSNGPDGHGTTLSLRLKDAQGRGSTQLWLGSGTSGYTAESDPLLLREHDARRAFLRRSQPLGEHLVLDVGVGKTWHKTRLDSFQSVQSHLGLGYHW; translated from the coding sequence ATGCGATTGATCATCCGTAGCGCACTGCCGTGCGCCCTGCTGCTGGCTGTTTCCAGCGCCCACGCCGGCGTCGACCGTGTCACGGTGCAGCTGGACCATGCCGACTACAGCGATGGCTTCGGCAAGCGTGACGTACAGACCGTGGACGTGGCCGGCCGCAATGGCGACAGCCGCTGGCACCTCGGGCTGGCCCATGGCGAGCGTGACTACGGCAGTAGGCGATTCAGCGGCAACCGCGTGCAGGGCTCGCTGCACCATCGCTGGAGCCCGCGCCTGTCCACCCGCACTGCCGTCACGGCATCCAACGATGATCCCGTGTTCGTCAACCGCCAGGTGAACCAGGACATCCTGTGGAAAGTGGCACCGCAGACCGTACTGAGCGTGGGCGGCAAATACGCCCAGTACCATGCCGGCGCCTACGTGAGCGGGTGGTCGGTGGGTGCCTCGCATTACTTCCCGCGCGTGACCACCTCACTGCGCCACGAGCGGCACCGCCAGTCCAATGGACCGGATGGGCATGGCACCACACTGTCGCTGCGACTGAAGGATGCGCAAGGCCGTGGCTCGACCCAGCTGTGGCTGGGCAGCGGTACGTCCGGCTACACCGCCGAGTCCGATCCGCTGCTGCTGCGCGAGCACGACGCACGGCGTGCCTTCCTGCGCCGCAGCCAGCCGTTGGGTGAGCACCTGGTGCTGGACGTGGGTGTCGGCAAGACCTGGCACAAGACGCGCCTGGACAGCTTCCAGAGCGTGCAGTCGCACCTGGGCCTGGGCTACCACTGGTAA
- a CDS encoding acetyltransferase translates to MWWNDLDAMAEALSTLAPRTDPSARVSPRATLQGAVRIGAGSRICDGAHVQGPVSIGRDCLIGNNALLRGPLCIGDGTRIGFASELKNARLGSQVSVGPQCFIADSRIDDRVYLGALVRTSNHRLDGAAVSVHIEGTAIDSQREKLGAWIGEGAALGVGVIILPGRIVAPGSQFGPRITVERNLPPGRYRLLQSLHSQPLE, encoded by the coding sequence ATGTGGTGGAATGACCTCGACGCCATGGCAGAGGCGCTGTCGACACTGGCGCCCCGCACTGACCCCAGCGCACGGGTCTCGCCACGGGCCACCCTGCAGGGGGCCGTACGGATCGGTGCCGGCAGTCGCATCTGCGACGGCGCCCATGTCCAGGGTCCTGTGTCGATCGGCCGCGACTGCCTGATCGGCAACAACGCGCTGCTGCGCGGCCCGCTGTGCATCGGTGACGGCACGCGCATCGGCTTTGCCAGTGAACTGAAGAACGCGCGGTTGGGCAGCCAGGTCAGCGTCGGTCCGCAATGCTTCATCGCCGACAGTCGTATCGATGACCGGGTCTATCTCGGCGCTCTGGTGCGCACCAGCAACCACCGCCTCGATGGCGCCGCCGTCAGCGTGCACATCGAAGGCACCGCCATCGACAGCCAACGCGAGAAGCTCGGTGCCTGGATCGGTGAAGGTGCCGCGCTGGGTGTCGGCGTGATCATCCTGCCCGGTCGCATCGTCGCGCCGGGGAGCCAGTTCGGCCCACGTATCACCGTGGAACGAAACCTGCCGCCCGGCCGCTACCGGCTGCTGCAGTCACTGCATTCCCAACCCCTGGAGTAA
- a CDS encoding glycosyltransferase translates to MKTLLFLAMCAFILVRICVQVSRRPSTRLYSIDAIVPAYNEAPCLERSLASLLENPYVARVICVNDGSTDNTAQVLDALQVRWPGRLVAVHQANTGKGGALMHGLQHATAKQVFLTDADTYIDPRSHGLGHLLDEIERGADAVGGIPSSSLQGAGFLPHVRASLKLPMIVIKRSFQQWLGGAPFIVSGSCGLFRTSVLRKVGFSDRTCVEDLDMSWSLVAQGYRVRQSVRCVVYPQECNTLVEEWRRWRRWIVGYAVCMRLHRRLLLTRFGLFSILPMMLLALAGIVLSLQVWFGAARLHGPGGLVLSVMPLFWVGIVMLLAVISAVHHRRAWLVPAAAFSMLYVLLAYAIWLLHGLAGLFTGREPVRDKPTRYPHVVE, encoded by the coding sequence ATGAAGACACTGTTGTTCCTGGCCATGTGCGCCTTCATCCTGGTGCGCATCTGCGTGCAGGTCTCGCGCCGGCCCAGCACCCGCCTGTACAGCATCGACGCGATCGTGCCGGCCTACAACGAAGCCCCGTGCCTGGAGCGCTCGCTGGCCAGCCTGTTGGAAAACCCCTACGTGGCGCGGGTGATCTGCGTCAACGATGGTTCCACCGACAACACGGCTCAAGTGCTTGATGCGCTGCAGGTACGCTGGCCCGGGCGTCTGGTGGCCGTGCACCAGGCCAACACCGGCAAGGGCGGTGCACTGATGCACGGGCTGCAGCACGCGACCGCCAAGCAGGTGTTCCTGACCGATGCAGATACCTATATCGATCCACGCAGCCATGGCCTGGGCCATCTGCTGGACGAGATCGAACGCGGCGCCGATGCAGTTGGCGGCATCCCTTCTTCCAGTCTGCAAGGTGCCGGCTTCCTCCCCCATGTGCGCGCCAGCCTGAAACTGCCGATGATCGTGATCAAGCGCAGCTTCCAGCAATGGCTGGGCGGCGCACCGTTCATCGTCTCCGGTTCGTGTGGCCTGTTCCGCACTTCGGTGCTGCGCAAGGTCGGGTTTTCCGATCGCACCTGCGTGGAAGACCTGGACATGTCCTGGTCACTGGTTGCGCAGGGCTATCGGGTTCGCCAGAGCGTCCGCTGCGTGGTCTACCCGCAGGAATGCAACACGCTGGTGGAGGAGTGGCGGCGATGGCGACGCTGGATCGTCGGCTATGCGGTATGCATGCGCCTGCATCGGCGCCTGTTGCTGACCCGCTTCGGCCTTTTCAGCATCCTGCCGATGATGCTGCTCGCCCTGGCCGGCATCGTCCTGTCGCTGCAGGTATGGTTCGGCGCGGCCCGGCTGCACGGACCCGGTGGCCTTGTACTGTCGGTGATGCCCCTGTTCTGGGTCGGCATCGTCATGCTGCTGGCAGTGATCAGCGCCGTCCACCACCGACGCGCGTGGCTGGTGCCGGCGGCGGCCTTCTCGATGCTGTATGTACTGCTCGCCTACGCGATCTGGCTGCTGCACGGCCTGGCGGGACTTTTCACCGGCCGTGAGCCGGTGCGCGACAAACCGACGAGGTACCCGCATGTGGTGGAATGA
- a CDS encoding PIG-L deacetylase family protein, with the protein MTLNILAIGAHPDDIELGCGGSLAKLARAGSRIHALVLSRGGRGCHAGIDRSEESHRALRRLGVAEVIQKDFPDTRFPACRNDIIASIEQACAVNGPGRVYTMCGEDHHQDHRTVHEASIIACRHIPQILCYESPSTLPQFAPQVFEDISAQLELKIHALREHASQGDRHYMQESHLRCHAQFRGQQIGIGPSEGFLPYRLVL; encoded by the coding sequence ATGACATTGAACATTCTGGCAATCGGCGCCCATCCAGATGACATCGAACTCGGTTGCGGTGGCAGCCTGGCAAAGCTCGCCCGCGCCGGCTCACGCATCCATGCACTGGTACTCAGCCGCGGCGGCCGCGGCTGCCACGCCGGCATCGATCGCAGCGAGGAATCGCATCGCGCGCTGCGCCGACTCGGGGTGGCCGAGGTGATCCAGAAGGATTTCCCCGACACGCGATTCCCCGCCTGCCGCAACGACATCATCGCGTCGATCGAACAGGCCTGCGCCGTGAACGGACCAGGCCGCGTCTACACGATGTGTGGCGAGGATCATCACCAGGACCATCGCACCGTCCACGAAGCGTCGATCATCGCCTGCCGCCACATTCCGCAGATCCTCTGTTATGAGAGCCCCAGCACCCTGCCGCAGTTCGCGCCACAGGTGTTCGAGGACATCAGCGCGCAGCTGGAGCTGAAGATCCACGCGCTGCGCGAGCATGCCAGCCAGGGCGATCGCCATTACATGCAGGAAAGCCACCTCCGCTGCCATGCGCAGTTCCGTGGTCAGCAGATCGGCATCGGGCCCAGCGAGGGTTTCCTGCCATACCGGTTGGTGCTGTGA
- a CDS encoding O-methyltransferase, with product MALELSELKNELARLGAENDAREVERGRRMLNITPDTGEFLAVLVRFGAARRVLEVGTSNGYSTLWLAEAAAAIDGHVTTLEFAGDKVAMARANFARSGLGEHITLVHGDAGQWLAQAGEDSIDLLFLDSDRGQYAGWWPQLRRVLRPGGLLVVDNATSHAEEMEPLRALLEADPDFSTSLVPVGNGELLAVRNG from the coding sequence ATGGCTCTGGAACTGTCGGAACTGAAGAATGAACTGGCCCGGCTTGGTGCCGAAAACGACGCCCGTGAAGTCGAACGCGGCCGCCGCATGCTCAACATCACACCGGATACGGGCGAATTCCTGGCGGTGCTGGTGCGTTTCGGCGCAGCGCGGCGGGTGCTGGAGGTCGGCACCTCCAACGGCTATTCCACGCTGTGGCTGGCTGAGGCCGCCGCCGCCATCGACGGCCACGTGACCACGCTGGAGTTCGCCGGGGACAAGGTGGCGATGGCACGTGCGAACTTTGCACGCAGCGGTCTGGGCGAGCACATCACGCTGGTGCACGGCGATGCCGGGCAGTGGTTGGCTCAGGCTGGTGAGGACAGCATCGATCTGCTGTTCCTCGATTCGGACCGCGGGCAGTACGCCGGCTGGTGGCCGCAGCTGCGTCGCGTGCTGCGCCCGGGCGGCCTGCTGGTGGTGGACAACGCCACCTCGCACGCGGAAGAGATGGAACCGCTGCGGGCGCTGCTGGAGGCTGATCCGGACTTCAGCACCAGCCTGGTGCCGGTGGGCAATGGTGAACTGCTGGCCGTGCGCAACGGCTGA
- a CDS encoding pseudouridine synthase: MSTEPETLAAVETDTAPLQLLNLDERLAVVNKPAGLMVHDSKLARGEDDFLADRLREQLGRPIFLVHRLDRATSGCLLLAFDRDTASALGKALMGGEVLKDYLTVCRGWPAELSWRVDHDLDGGPGKPVKKPAITDFQRLAIGELPVPVGEFTSSRYALLRCQPQTGRFRQIRRHLKHLSHHMIGDTSHGDGRHNRIFRMQGVHRMLLHAERLRFPHPDGGVVDVRAPLDHGFQKALDLFGWQVDDA, from the coding sequence GTGAGCACCGAACCCGAGACCCTCGCCGCGGTCGAGACCGACACCGCGCCCCTGCAGCTGCTGAACCTGGATGAACGCCTGGCCGTGGTCAACAAGCCTGCCGGGCTGATGGTCCACGACAGCAAGCTGGCCCGTGGCGAAGACGATTTCCTGGCCGACCGCCTGCGCGAGCAGCTGGGCCGCCCGATCTTCCTGGTCCACCGGCTGGACCGGGCCACCAGTGGCTGCCTGCTGCTGGCCTTCGACCGCGATACCGCCAGTGCGTTGGGCAAGGCCCTGATGGGCGGCGAGGTGTTGAAGGACTACCTGACCGTCTGCCGCGGCTGGCCGGCCGAACTGTCCTGGCGGGTCGACCACGACCTCGACGGTGGCCCGGGCAAGCCGGTGAAGAAGCCGGCGATCACCGATTTCCAGCGCCTGGCCATCGGCGAGCTGCCGGTGCCGGTCGGCGAGTTCACCAGCTCACGGTACGCGCTGCTGCGCTGCCAGCCACAGACCGGGCGCTTCCGGCAGATCCGCCGGCACCTCAAGCACCTGTCACATCACATGATCGGCGACACCAGCCACGGTGATGGCCGCCACAACCGCATCTTCCGCATGCAGGGCGTGCACCGCATGCTGCTGCACGCCGAGCGCCTGCGTTTCCCGCATCCTGATGGTGGCGTGGTCGATGTACGTGCGCCGCTGGACCATGGGTTCCAGAAGGCGCTGGACCTGTTCGGCTGGCAGGTGGACGACGCCTGA
- a CDS encoding DUF2059 domain-containing protein, with the protein MTRSAPALPSLLRRAALLLALAVASVPALAAPPTDGDINRLLSASRAQSMIDTMLPQIEAMQQQQFQQVAAQRQLNAQQQEQLKRIQARTSQTLRQALSWQQLRPMYVDLYKKTFSKEDVLAMAEFYESAAGQSLLDKTPALMQNVMVAIQARMQPLFADLQKDLEAIVNEPEKK; encoded by the coding sequence ATGACCCGCTCCGCACCCGCCCTGCCATCCCTGCTGCGCCGCGCTGCCCTGTTGCTGGCGCTGGCCGTGGCCAGTGTCCCGGCCCTGGCCGCACCGCCGACCGACGGCGACATCAACCGCCTGCTCTCGGCCTCGCGCGCGCAGAGCATGATCGACACCATGCTGCCGCAGATCGAGGCGATGCAGCAGCAGCAGTTCCAGCAGGTGGCCGCGCAGCGCCAGCTCAACGCCCAGCAGCAGGAACAGCTCAAGCGGATCCAGGCACGGACCAGCCAGACCCTGCGCCAGGCCCTGTCGTGGCAGCAGCTGCGGCCGATGTACGTGGACCTGTACAAGAAAACCTTCAGCAAGGAAGACGTGCTGGCGATGGCCGAGTTCTATGAGAGCGCGGCCGGCCAGAGCCTGCTGGACAAGACCCCGGCGCTGATGCAGAACGTGATGGTAGCGATCCAGGCGCGCATGCAGCCGCTGTTCGCAGACCTGCAGAAGGACCTGGAAGCGATCGTCAACGAGCCGGAAAAGAAATAA
- the arfB gene encoding alternative ribosome rescue aminoacyl-tRNA hydrolase ArfB, translated as MGSGPVTISAQLEIPDGEIVERFVRASGAGGQNVNKVSTAVELRFDVANSPSLPDPLRERLLARRDRRMTGEGVLVIDAQRFRTQDRNREDARERLAAFIQAGLSVPKPRKATKPTLGSKLRRLDAKRGRAQIKRGRSSRDWE; from the coding sequence ATGGGCAGTGGACCGGTCACCATCAGCGCGCAGCTTGAAATCCCCGACGGCGAGATCGTCGAGCGGTTCGTGCGCGCCAGCGGTGCCGGTGGCCAGAACGTCAACAAGGTCTCCACCGCGGTGGAACTGCGTTTCGATGTGGCCAACTCGCCCTCGTTGCCCGACCCGTTGCGCGAGCGCCTGCTGGCGCGGCGTGACCGGCGCATGACCGGCGAAGGCGTGCTGGTCATCGACGCGCAACGTTTCCGCACCCAGGATCGCAATCGCGAGGATGCGCGCGAGCGGCTGGCGGCCTTCATCCAGGCCGGGCTGAGCGTGCCCAAACCGCGCAAGGCCACCAAGCCGACCCTCGGGTCGAAACTGCGTCGTCTGGACGCCAAACGCGGGCGCGCGCAGATCAAGCGCGGGCGCTCATCACGTGACTGGGAGTGA
- a CDS encoding lysophospholipid acyltransferase family protein produces the protein MPQVKPNAFLRWLARCTLRMGGWKVTGTLPDIPRLVFIIAPHSSNWDGLWGMAAKIALGMKVKVLGKASLFWWPLGPLLHKLGVIPLDRSSPQGTVGQAVDLLCNNEKMWFAITPEGTRKAVKDWKAGFLKIARMADVPILAAYFHYPEKTIGIGPLFTPSGDDAADMAAIREFYRPWIGKTRGTV, from the coding sequence ATGCCACAGGTCAAACCCAACGCCTTCCTGCGCTGGCTGGCGCGCTGCACCCTGCGCATGGGCGGCTGGAAGGTGACCGGCACCCTGCCTGACATCCCGCGGCTGGTGTTCATCATCGCCCCGCACTCCTCCAACTGGGACGGCCTGTGGGGCATGGCGGCCAAGATCGCGCTGGGCATGAAGGTGAAGGTGCTGGGCAAGGCCTCGTTGTTCTGGTGGCCGCTGGGGCCGCTGCTGCACAAGCTGGGCGTGATCCCGCTGGATCGCAGCTCGCCGCAGGGCACGGTCGGGCAGGCGGTGGATCTGCTGTGCAACAACGAGAAGATGTGGTTCGCCATCACGCCCGAGGGCACCCGCAAGGCGGTGAAGGACTGGAAGGCCGGCTTCCTGAAGATCGCCCGGATGGCCGACGTACCGATCCTGGCCGCGTATTTCCACTATCCGGAAAAGACCATCGGCATCGGCCCGCTGTTCACGCCCAGCGGCGATGACGCCGCCGACATGGCCGCCATCCGCGAGTTCTACCGGCCGTGGATCGGCAAGACCCGCGGCACGGTCTGA